The Halobacillus ihumii genomic sequence ATTTTATGTATCTTACCTCATTTTAGTATGAAAAAGAACAAGTTGCAATTCGCTGTGAACAGCCTTGCTATTACTATACATACTTTACCAACAATAACTTAATTATACTATAAATTGCCTAGCCGTGCATGTAATAAATTTAGGAATTCGGGAACAATACATATCGACGGCTGAATTAAAGGAGGATATTCATGAAGACCGTTAAAGACGTAATGACGAGTGATGTATCTGTGTGTCAAACGAGTGATACCTTATTCGATGCAGCATCTATGATGAAACAGGAAAATGTTGGAGCCGTGCCTATATGTGATGAAAGTGGGCATTTAATGGGTATGGTAACCGATAGAGACTTAGTTATCCGAGGATATGCTGATAAGAATCCAGATTCTACCCCTATTCAACAAGTGATGAGTGAGCATCTGTATCACATCAGCCCAGATACGACCCTTGAGGAAGCCGGAAAGAAGATGGCCGAGCACCAGGTACGCCGACTGCCTGTCGTTGAAAATGGAAAACTGACAGGTATTATTGCGCTTGGTGATTTGTCACTTGATCAGAAATCAGATCATGCTGCTGGTGTAGCTTTGCACGACATTTCAGAGCGTCCAGAGCTTCATTAAATGCAACGAAAAGACGGCCCATTGCCCTGGGTCGTCTTATTTGTTCAGCCCACAACTTATTAAAAGAGTTTCAGCAATAAAAGCTGAAATTCTATAATAAGCCGAGAAATGGAACTTCCCTTGAATTCCAATCTTAGACGACTTCCTCTATAACTCCATCTTTATCCAGTAGTGCTCATCCTCTACCATATATATCAGTTTTGTTCTAGAAACGAGAAGTCTAGCTTATAGTATAGTAAGAAGGTTAATAGGAAGGAGTTGGGCGATGAGGAATTCGATTGCTGTGGGATTGCTATTTATTCTATTAAGTGGGGCGTGCTACTTGTTTTTAGATCATACAGACCCTCCGGAACCTCAATCATCAGCCGAGTCCATCATAGACACAGCGCCACCTGAGCAGGCTGTTACGAAAAATAGTCAGGCAAAGCAGGAAGAACAGAAAACATTCTTCTCCTGGCTTGGGGCTTCAAGTGAGGAAATTCTATCACAGTTTAAGGAGCCGGATCGAATTGATCAAAGTCCATACGGGTATGAGTGGTGGGTGTATTCAGGAAAAGATCGTTATTTTCAAATAGGTGTTCTCGATGGGGAAGTAGTTACGGCAGTTACTTTTAGCGAAAATCCAAATGAACAGCTAGTTATTGGGACAAGTTATCGCCAATTAAACCAGGCTTACAATTTCCAATCAGATGTGTCGATCCAGAGTGGAATGTATGCCTTTCAACTTACCGAAAAAGATCTAGAAACAAGGCCGCTTATTCCATTAGAGGATGGATGGTCTGCACAGCTTTATTTTGATACATTTACCGAAGAGCTATCAGCTGTTCGTGCAGTTAGAAATGATATTTTATTGGAACAGCAGCCCTATCAACTTACGTATAGAGGGGATCTGCCGACACCTCAGATCCTTACAGCAGAGGAGTGGGAGGAGATCAATCAGGGCGCTGAGCAGCAAATCTTCGAGATGACCAATTATATCCGTCAGAGACATGAAGTGGACTCATTGAAGGTTCATCACAAGGCAGCAAAGGTAGCGTTTAGTCATAGTAAAGATATGAATGAACATAATTATTTCTCTCATCATTCAAAAAATGGAGATGGGGTGGGGGAACGGCTGATGGAAGCAAATGTTCCCTACACGAGAGCAGGCGAAAATATCGCGGCTCAGTATATCGACTCAACTGCTGCTATCCATGGATGGATAAATAGTAAAGGCCACCGTGAATCCTTGCTTGATGAACGATACACCCATTTAGGTGTTGGGGTGGATCAATTGTATTACACCCAGAATTTCCTCGCCTTGCCTTGAACATATTATAGGCAAAATGCATAGGCTGAAGAGTAGTTTTCTATAGTGAGGTGTGTACACATGAGTGAAAAGATCTTGCACCCAAGCGTCCAGCAATTTAAGGATTTTGTAGATGCCAATCCTAATGTGAAAAGTCAGCTAAGGAAGAACCATAAACTTATCCAAAGCTATTATGAAAAGTGGATGATTCTAGGAGAAGATGATCCTTTCTGGACATCCTTACCGAAAACAAAAGCAAAAAATGATGGGAATAAAAAGGATTGGATGAAGCAATTTGGAGATTTGATGCAGGATGTCAATTGGGAAGATGTTTCTAAGCATATCGATGAACTAAATGGAGCGATCGGACAGATTCAACAGCTGATTACGAACATTCAACAGGAAAACAAACAAAACTCAAGGCAAGAAACCATCGGCTATCCTTATTATTAAGCCTGCACATATTTCTTGATATGTCAAAAAACCCAGGGGTCTCTCCTCTGGGTTATTGCTGTTGTACACGATTACATATATTTCAGCCGTTCACATCAATGCAAATAGCCATAAAACAAATATGGAGTCTTTAAACACGTTTACGCTACAAAATTGGTTTGTGGGTTTTACATATACACATACGGGGTATATGTATATAAATAAAGCGGATAGATATGAACATAACTAATGGATAATAGGAGGTTAGTTACAGTGCCAAACGAAAGTAATCATCATCAAGAACATAGAAGTCATAAGCATAAACAAGCCCATGGAGATCATTCTTCACATGAAAACCATGACGAGCAGGTGCATCACGCTCATCACTCACATGAACACCATCACGACCAAGAACATCACGGTCATCACGATCATAATAGTCATCACAAACATATGGTAGCAGATTTTAAGAAGCGTTTTTATATTTCTCTTCTATTTACAATTCCAATCTTGATCTTATCTCCAATGATCCAGAATTTTGTTGGTCTCGAATTTACTTTTCCATTTGATCAGTATGTGTTATTTGCTTTGGCTACATTTGTATTCTTTTATGGGGGCTGGCCCTTTTTAATTGGGGCTGTGGACGAGCTGCAAAATAAAAACCCAGGGATGATGACACTGATTGGCCTTGCCATCGTCGTCGCCTATGGCTATAGTTCTCTGGTCGTTTTCGGCTGGGAGGGGCGTAATTTCTTCTGGGAGCTTGCCACGTTAGTCGATATTATGCTGCTTGGTCATTGGATTGAAATGAAGTCAATCATGGGAGCCTCGAATGCTTTACAGGAACTGGTTAAACTAATGCCAAATGAGGCGCATCGTGTCAACGAAGGTGGGGA encodes the following:
- the ylbD gene encoding spore coat protein YlbD is translated as MSEKILHPSVQQFKDFVDANPNVKSQLRKNHKLIQSYYEKWMILGEDDPFWTSLPKTKAKNDGNKKDWMKQFGDLMQDVNWEDVSKHIDELNGAIGQIQQLITNIQQENKQNSRQETIGYPYY
- a CDS encoding CBS domain-containing protein; amino-acid sequence: MKTVKDVMTSDVSVCQTSDTLFDAASMMKQENVGAVPICDESGHLMGMVTDRDLVIRGYADKNPDSTPIQQVMSEHLYHISPDTTLEEAGKKMAEHQVRRLPVVENGKLTGIIALGDLSLDQKSDHAAGVALHDISERPELH
- a CDS encoding CAP domain-containing protein, with translation MRNSIAVGLLFILLSGACYLFLDHTDPPEPQSSAESIIDTAPPEQAVTKNSQAKQEEQKTFFSWLGASSEEILSQFKEPDRIDQSPYGYEWWVYSGKDRYFQIGVLDGEVVTAVTFSENPNEQLVIGTSYRQLNQAYNFQSDVSIQSGMYAFQLTEKDLETRPLIPLEDGWSAQLYFDTFTEELSAVRAVRNDILLEQQPYQLTYRGDLPTPQILTAEEWEEINQGAEQQIFEMTNYIRQRHEVDSLKVHHKAAKVAFSHSKDMNEHNYFSHHSKNGDGVGERLMEANVPYTRAGENIAAQYIDSTAAIHGWINSKGHRESLLDERYTHLGVGVDQLYYTQNFLALP